The Silene latifolia isolate original U9 population chromosome X, ASM4854445v1, whole genome shotgun sequence genome contains the following window.
AGGTAGTGCCTACTGCTTCAGGACCCAGTGTAGAGACTGTCCCCCGTACTCCCTCTATTGTTACCCCGGCTCCTGCTACTCATGGTCCTGTTTTCACCCCTGCTCGTGTGATTATCAGAATGAATAGGCATGAGTCTCGGGTAGTGGAAGGTAGGGAAGGAGGGTTTACTGTTAATTTTAATGCTGAGTTAGCTGAAGCTTCTAATGTCTCTGGATTGGTTGATAAAGGAGGTGGAGGGGGGAGGATATGCCCTCCCAATGATTAGATTTGGAGTGTGGAATGTGAGGGGCCTAAATAGTGATAGTAAACAGAAAGATGTTAAGTGGTTCTTACACCAAAATGGTGTGGACCTATTTGggctccttgagacaaaggttaaGCCTTCGTCTCTAAATAAATTTGTTAGTAAAGTTTTTTCGAATTGGAGTTATGTCACTAATACCTCTTTGCACTCTGGGGGTAGAGTTTGGATTATGTGGAATGAGAATAAGATCATCCTTGACATTGTTGAGATGGATGCTCAGTATATTCATGTTAGAATAAAGGATAATTGTACTGGACAGGTTTTTATGGCTACTTTTGTTTATGCTTATAATAAAATTGAGGAAAGGGTCCCTCTCTGGAATGCTCTTATGAGACTTAATGTGGCTAGTCCTTGGGTTGTGCTTGGTGACTTTAACAATGTCATGTTTGCTAATGAGAGATTAGGGAAGCTTGTTAAGGATGATGAAATGTTGCCTTTTAAATCAACTGTGAATGCTTGTGATCTGCAGGATATGCATACTACTGGCTCTTTTTTCACTTGGAATAATAAGCAACCAAGTGAGACTAGAGTTTTTAGTTGCATTGATAGGGTTTTGGTCAATGGTGATTGGCTGAATCTCTGGCCTGATTGGAATGCCCACTATCAACCAGAGGGTTATTTTGATCACTGCCCATGTATTATATCCTGTGGTGTGAGGGATGAAGGGAAGAAGAAACCTTTTAAATTTTTTAATATGTGGACCAAAGTTAATGATTTCCAGCTCTGTGTGAGTAAGGCTTGGCACTCTCAGGTCAGTGGTACACCTATGTTCAAGGTAGTGAGGAAACTAAAATGTCTGAAACCTGCTCTAAAAGGACTCAACAAAGAGCTCTTTTCTGATGTTGAGAGGAATGCAGATGTGGCTCAGAGTTTGCTTACTGATTGTTAGCTGCAGCTTCAAGCTGATCCTACTAATGTTCTGTTGATGGATAAGGAGAGGCAAGTTAGAGAATCTTACCTTCTTTTGGCTTCAGCAAGGGAGGACTATCTGCAACAGAAAGCTAAGTGTGAATGGGCTAAAGAAGGAGATGCAAATACTCATATTTTTCATTAGGCTATTAGACAAAGACAGATTCACAATAAAGTTCTCCAGATTTAGAATAGTGCTGGTGTGGAGTGTACTGACCCAAGTGAGATTCTCCAAGCGTTTGTGGAATTTTATGAAACCTTGCTTGGCACCCAAGCCCATACCTCTGATTTTTATAGACATATTGTTGCTCAGGGGCCCAAAATAGATAAGAATGATTGGGATCAGATGTGTGCTATCCCTACTGAGGAGGAGATTAGGAAGACAGTTTTCTCTATTCCAGATGATAAGAGTCCTGGCCCTGATGGGTACACTAGTTGTTTCTTTAAGGCTAGTTGGGACATTATAAAGGGGGATATTTGTCTTGCTGTTAAGGATTTTTTTGAGCATGGGAGACTACTCAAGCAACTGAATAGTACTACCCTTGTCCTTATTCCTAAGGTGGATAATCCAAGATCTGTTAAAGAGTTCAGACCAATTGCCTGTTGTAATACACTTTACAAGGTTATTTCAAAACTTCTTTGTCAAAGAATTAGTGGTAGTCTTCCTCAGATAATTAACCCTGCTCAGTGTGCGTTTATTCAAGGAAGGAGTATACTTGGTAACATTTTGATTAGCCAGGATTTAGTTAGATTGTATACCAGGAAGAGTGTTTCTCCTTGATGTCTGATAAAGGTTGACCTAAGGAAAGCATAGGACTCTATTGAATGGGTTTTTACTGAACAAATGCTGAATGGATTGAATTTCCCTCCCAAGTTGATTCATCTGATTTTGCAATGTGTGACAACCACTAGCTTCTCAATAGGTTTGAATGGACAAGTGCATGGTTACTTTAATGGTTGTAGAGGATTGTGACAAGGGGATCCAATGACTCCTTTGCTATTTACTATCTGTATGGAATATTTGAG
Protein-coding sequences here:
- the LOC141619833 gene encoding uncharacterized protein LOC141619833; translated protein: MWNENKIILDIVEMDAQYIHVRIKDNCTGQVFMATFVYAYNKIEERVPLWNALMRLNVASPWVVLGDFNNVMFANERLGKLVKDDEMLPFKSTVNACDLQDMHTTGSFFTWNNKQPSETRVFSCIDRVLVNGDWLNLWPDWNAHYQPEGYFDHCPCIISCGVRDEGKKKPFKFFNMWTKVNDFQLCVSKAWHSQVSGTPMFKLQLQADPTNVLLMDKERQGPKIDKNDWDQMCAIPTEEEIRKTVFSIPDDKSPGPDGYTSCFFKASWDIIKGDICLAVKDFFEHGRLLKQLNSTTLVLIPKVDNPRSVKEFRPIACCNTLYKVISKLLCQRISGSLPQIINPAQCAFIQGRSILGNILISQDLVRLLLSVAGDLPGFHFHPFYKNHKLNHLMFADDLLLFCKGDVRSICIIMEVFKRFSIASGLHINSDKSDFYCNVMAPATVQKVLQGCLRELEVGTTRKSLMPEGLS